The Streptomyces sp. CC0208 genome window below encodes:
- a CDS encoding MFS transporter, giving the protein MDALEVRNPRRWWILVVLCLSSLVIVVDSMALTVAVPVMTEEIGASAQDTQWILDSYILVFAGLLLTSGSLGDRFGRRKVMLIGLLLFGAASLAAVWCTTPGEVIAVRVAMGVGGALIMPSTLSILITVFDEDERGRAMAAWSSVAMLGLVGSPVLGGVLIDHFSWQSIFLLNVPVVALALIAGLTLMPESKAPWQKADPLGAVLSAAGMTALVWWIIELPQHGVWTAALPVALVSLSGFVIWENVTKSPMVPLVLFKHRNFSGGSLSLALVQTGNGGLLLVLTQYLQFVLGYSPVKAGLAFLPLAVTALLGNGVGVKLAAKYGNRWVILVGMLVMVACFALLTTVSADSGITVPAVALGLLGLGAGLAMPAAVAALMATIPEDKAGVGSALNDTVQQAGTALGIAILGSLLSSGFADRMPEGTPEQARHSIAGAVALKDPALVAAAREAFTASMSTTFTISAIGVLAAALLATLVMREDRPASEEIADREPELVA; this is encoded by the coding sequence ATGGACGCCTTGGAAGTCCGCAATCCACGCCGCTGGTGGATCCTGGTCGTGCTCTGCCTGAGCAGCCTGGTGATCGTCGTCGACAGCATGGCGCTGACCGTCGCGGTGCCGGTGATGACCGAGGAGATCGGAGCGAGCGCCCAGGACACCCAGTGGATCCTGGACTCCTACATCCTGGTCTTCGCCGGCCTGCTGCTCACCTCGGGCAGCCTCGGTGACCGCTTCGGCCGCCGCAAGGTGATGCTGATCGGGCTCCTGCTCTTCGGGGCCGCCTCGCTGGCCGCGGTCTGGTGCACCACCCCCGGCGAGGTGATAGCCGTCCGCGTCGCGATGGGCGTCGGCGGCGCGCTGATCATGCCGTCCACGCTCTCGATCCTCATCACCGTCTTCGACGAGGACGAGCGCGGCAGGGCGATGGCGGCCTGGAGCTCGGTCGCGATGCTCGGCCTGGTCGGCAGCCCGGTGCTCGGCGGTGTCCTGATCGACCACTTCTCCTGGCAGTCGATCTTCCTCCTCAATGTGCCGGTCGTCGCCCTCGCGCTCATCGCCGGGCTGACCCTGATGCCGGAGTCGAAGGCGCCCTGGCAGAAGGCCGACCCGCTGGGCGCGGTGCTGTCGGCGGCCGGGATGACCGCCCTGGTCTGGTGGATCATCGAGCTCCCGCAGCACGGCGTGTGGACGGCCGCCCTGCCCGTCGCCCTCGTGTCCCTGAGCGGCTTCGTCATCTGGGAGAACGTCACGAAGTCCCCCATGGTCCCGCTGGTCCTCTTCAAGCACCGCAACTTCAGCGGCGGTTCGCTCTCCCTGGCCCTGGTCCAGACGGGCAACGGCGGACTGCTGCTCGTTCTCACCCAGTACCTCCAGTTCGTGCTCGGCTACTCGCCGGTCAAGGCGGGCCTGGCCTTCCTGCCGCTGGCGGTCACGGCCCTGCTGGGCAACGGCGTGGGGGTCAAGCTCGCCGCCAAGTACGGCAACCGCTGGGTGATCCTCGTGGGCATGCTGGTGATGGTGGCCTGCTTCGCCCTGCTGACCACGGTCTCGGCGGACTCCGGCATCACCGTCCCCGCGGTCGCGCTCGGCCTGCTCGGGCTCGGCGCCGGCCTGGCGATGCCCGCCGCGGTGGCGGCGCTGATGGCCACCATCCCCGAGGACAAGGCGGGTGTCGGCTCGGCCCTGAACGACACGGTTCAGCAGGCCGGCACCGCACTGGGCATCGCGATCCTGGGTTCGCTCCTGTCGAGCGGCTTCGCGGACCGGATGCCCGAGGGGACGCCCGAGCAGGCACGGCACTCGATAGCCGGAGCGGTCGCCCTGAAGGACCCGGCGCTGGTGGCGGCGGCCCGCGAAGCCTTCACGGCCTCCATGTCGACGACCTTCACGATCAGCGCGATCGGCGTCCTGGCGGCGGCGCTGCTGGCGACGCTGGTGATGCGCGAGGACCGGCCCGCATCGGAGGAGATCGCCGATCGGGAACCGGAACTCGTCGCCTGA
- a CDS encoding TetR/AcrR family transcriptional regulator C-terminal domain-containing protein, producing MTTKPTPVPSVWARPQREPDQPALSRAAIVREAIVMLDAEGVEALSMRKLATRLNAGAASLYRHVATKDELMELAVDEVAAEIHVPSADGPDWRAAVTEASRSFRATALRHPWLPPVLGQAGLAYLGPNLMSYSERLAALFTAAGFPDPGTAIDAVLSYVIGMSTTEAAWLTTVARSGDSESGLIARLLPAVQQATAPHSHLAQGYADTEEAATADPAALREAKFEAALEIVLDGLSLRLGAPGS from the coding sequence ATGACGACGAAGCCGACCCCCGTCCCCTCCGTCTGGGCCCGTCCCCAGCGGGAGCCCGACCAGCCGGCGCTCAGCCGTGCCGCGATCGTGCGCGAGGCGATCGTCATGCTGGACGCGGAGGGCGTCGAAGCGCTGAGCATGCGCAAGCTCGCCACCCGGCTCAACGCCGGCGCGGCCTCCCTCTACCGGCACGTGGCCACGAAGGACGAGCTGATGGAGCTGGCGGTGGACGAGGTCGCCGCGGAGATCCACGTCCCGTCGGCGGACGGCCCCGACTGGCGGGCGGCCGTCACGGAGGCGTCACGCTCCTTCCGTGCGACGGCCCTGCGGCACCCGTGGCTGCCCCCGGTCCTCGGCCAGGCGGGCCTCGCCTATCTGGGGCCCAACCTCATGTCCTACTCGGAGCGGCTGGCGGCTCTGTTCACGGCCGCCGGATTCCCGGATCCCGGCACGGCGATCGACGCGGTGCTGTCGTACGTGATCGGTATGAGCACCACGGAGGCCGCCTGGCTGACCACGGTCGCCCGCTCCGGCGACTCGGAGTCGGGCCTCATCGCGCGCCTTCTTCCCGCGGTGCAGCAGGCCACGGCCCCGCACAGCCATCTGGCCCAGGGCTATGCCGACACGGAGGAGGCGGCCACGGCGGATCCGGCGGCCCTGCGGGAGGCGAAGTTCGAGGCCGCCCTGGAGATCGTCCTGGACGGCCTGTCACTGCGCCTCGGAGCGCCGGGTTCCTGA
- a CDS encoding SseB family protein, whose translation MYGYDQNAGAQQQYGVPPQQPMAGGVGGYGQQPPLYPEPSPPSLADAVRAFTTGQLSAEDFQQVFATSKVYCPRGDNPGFLALHNTQQPVIPMFTTLKELRRYAGKESKYFVITGAEVLDLLPTGYGFVLDMEGEHRIVFDAKAVEQMVEFAMRRMYG comes from the coding sequence ATGTACGGCTACGACCAGAACGCTGGTGCCCAGCAGCAGTACGGCGTCCCGCCACAGCAGCCCATGGCCGGCGGTGTGGGCGGGTACGGCCAGCAGCCGCCGCTGTACCCCGAGCCGTCCCCGCCCTCCCTCGCGGACGCGGTGCGTGCCTTCACCACCGGACAGCTGTCGGCGGAGGACTTCCAGCAGGTCTTCGCCACGTCCAAGGTCTACTGCCCGCGCGGCGACAACCCCGGCTTCCTCGCCCTGCACAACACCCAGCAGCCGGTGATCCCCATGTTCACCACGCTCAAGGAACTGCGGCGGTACGCGGGCAAGGAGTCCAAGTACTTCGTCATCACCGGCGCGGAGGTCCTCGACCTGCTGCCGACGGGCTACGGCTTCGTCCTCGACATGGAGGGGGAGCACCGGATCGTCTTCGACGCGAAGGCCGTGGAGCAGATGGTCGAGTTCGCGATGCGCAGGATGTACGGGTAG
- a CDS encoding intradiol ring-cleavage dioxygenase, with product MRRHGDDEVHEHDRGLSYDLPMLARRRMIRLLAGAGAGAGLAALVGCTAEDTASESTSPSAGTSTPASTSSAAGCAVVPEETAGPYPGDGSNGVNVLKESGVVRSDLTRSFGDSAGGTAEGVPLTFTLTVVDAASGCGTPKRGAAVYVWHCDREGGYSLYTEGVADENYLRGVQETDDRGQVTFTSVFPGCYTGRWPHIHFEVYGSLADATTATAITSTSQLALPKDVCDTVYATEGYESSVDNLGRLSLESDSVFRDGHDQQLAAVKGDVAEGYTATLTIAV from the coding sequence ATGCGCAGACACGGCGACGACGAGGTCCACGAGCACGACCGAGGGCTCTCCTACGACCTTCCCATGCTCGCCCGCCGACGGATGATCCGGCTGCTGGCGGGAGCCGGGGCGGGGGCAGGTCTGGCGGCCCTGGTGGGCTGCACCGCCGAGGACACCGCTTCCGAGAGCACCTCTCCCTCCGCGGGCACCTCTACCCCCGCCAGCACTTCCTCCGCGGCGGGCTGCGCCGTCGTTCCCGAGGAGACCGCGGGCCCCTACCCGGGGGACGGCTCGAACGGCGTGAACGTGCTGAAGGAGAGCGGGGTCGTCCGCAGCGACCTCACCAGGAGCTTCGGCGACTCGGCGGGCGGCACCGCCGAGGGTGTCCCCCTGACCTTCACACTCACGGTCGTGGACGCTGCCTCCGGCTGCGGGACCCCGAAGCGGGGCGCGGCCGTCTATGTGTGGCACTGCGACCGCGAGGGCGGCTATTCGCTGTACACCGAGGGCGTCGCCGACGAGAACTACCTGCGTGGTGTCCAGGAGACCGACGACCGGGGACAGGTCACCTTCACCAGCGTCTTCCCCGGCTGCTACACCGGCCGTTGGCCGCACATCCACTTCGAGGTCTACGGCAGCCTCGCGGACGCCACCACGGCCACCGCGATCACCAGCACCTCGCAGCTCGCGCTCCCGAAGGACGTCTGCGACACGGTGTACGCCACCGAGGGCTACGAGAGCAGCGTGGACAACCTCGGCCGGCTCTCGCTGGAGTCGGACAGCGTCTTCAGGGACGGCCACGACCAGCAGCTCGCGGCGGTGAAGGGGGACGTGGCGGAGGGGTACACCGCCACGCTGACCATCGCGGTGTGA
- a CDS encoding acyl-CoA dehydrogenase: MGHYKSNLRDIEFNLFEVLGRDKLYGTGPFAEMDVDTAKSILEELTRLSENELAESFADADRNPPVFDPETNTAPVPASFKKSYKAFMDSEYWRLGLPEEIGGTTSPRSLIWAYAELILGANPAVWMYSSGPAFAGILFDEGNDVQKHIAKIAVEKQWGSTMVLTEPDAGSDVGAGRTKAVQQEDGSWHIEGVKRFITSGEHDMEENILHYVLARPEGAGPGTKGLSLFLVPKYLFDFETGELGERNGVYATNVEHKMGLKASNTCEMTFGDRHPAKGWLIGDKHDGIRQMFRIIEFARMMVGTKAISTLSTGYLNALEYAKERVQGPDLANFMDKTAPKVTITHHPDVRRSLMTQKAYAEGMRALVMYTAAVQDEIQVKEAAGEDVTTENALNDLLLPIVKGYGSEKAYELLAQSLQTFGGSGFLQEYPIEQYIRDSKIDTLYEGTTAIQGQDFFFRKIVRNQGTALNSLAEDIKKFLALGTGGEELAGAREHLAKAAVELEAIVGLMLTDLAATEQDVKNIYKVGLNTTRLLMASGDVVVGYLLLKGAAIAAEKLETASAKDKAFYTGKIAAAKFFAANVLPGVTLARKIAEGVELDLMELDEAAF, from the coding sequence ATGGGGCACTACAAGTCGAATCTGCGCGACATCGAGTTCAACCTCTTCGAAGTACTCGGACGCGACAAGCTGTACGGCACCGGGCCCTTCGCGGAGATGGACGTCGACACCGCGAAGAGCATCCTGGAGGAACTGACCCGCCTCTCGGAGAACGAGCTGGCGGAGTCCTTCGCCGACGCCGACCGCAACCCGCCGGTCTTCGACCCCGAGACGAACACCGCGCCGGTCCCGGCGTCCTTCAAGAAGAGCTACAAGGCCTTCATGGACTCCGAGTACTGGCGGCTCGGCCTGCCCGAGGAGATCGGCGGCACCACCTCGCCCCGCTCCCTCATCTGGGCCTACGCGGAGCTGATCCTCGGCGCCAACCCGGCCGTGTGGATGTACTCCTCCGGCCCGGCCTTCGCGGGCATCCTCTTCGACGAGGGCAACGACGTGCAGAAGCACATCGCGAAGATCGCCGTGGAGAAGCAGTGGGGCTCCACCATGGTGCTCACCGAGCCGGACGCCGGCTCGGACGTGGGCGCCGGCCGCACCAAGGCGGTCCAGCAGGAGGACGGCTCCTGGCACATCGAGGGCGTCAAGCGCTTCATCACGTCCGGTGAGCACGACATGGAGGAGAACATCCTCCACTACGTGCTCGCGCGGCCCGAGGGCGCCGGGCCCGGCACAAAGGGACTGTCCCTCTTCCTCGTACCCAAGTACCTCTTCGACTTCGAGACCGGCGAGCTGGGCGAGCGCAACGGCGTCTACGCCACCAACGTCGAGCACAAGATGGGCCTGAAGGCCTCCAACACCTGCGAGATGACCTTCGGCGACCGCCACCCCGCCAAGGGCTGGCTCATCGGCGACAAGCACGACGGCATCCGCCAGATGTTCCGCATCATCGAGTTCGCCCGCATGATGGTCGGCACGAAGGCGATCTCCACCCTCTCCACCGGCTACCTCAACGCGCTGGAGTACGCCAAGGAGCGCGTCCAGGGTCCGGACCTGGCCAACTTCATGGACAAGACCGCGCCCAAGGTCACCATCACCCACCACCCCGACGTACGCCGCTCGCTGATGACGCAGAAGGCGTACGCGGAGGGCATGCGCGCGCTGGTGATGTACACCGCGGCCGTCCAGGACGAGATCCAGGTCAAGGAGGCGGCCGGCGAGGACGTCACCACCGAGAACGCCCTCAACGACCTGCTCCTGCCGATCGTGAAGGGCTACGGCTCCGAGAAGGCCTACGAGCTGCTCGCCCAGTCCCTGCAGACCTTCGGCGGCTCAGGCTTCCTGCAGGAGTACCCGATCGAGCAGTACATCCGGGACTCCAAGATCGACACGCTGTACGAGGGCACCACCGCGATCCAGGGCCAGGACTTCTTCTTCCGGAAGATCGTCCGCAACCAGGGCACCGCGCTGAACTCGCTCGCCGAGGACATCAAGAAGTTCCTGGCGCTCGGCACCGGCGGCGAGGAACTGGCCGGCGCCCGTGAGCACCTGGCCAAGGCGGCCGTCGAGCTGGAGGCCATCGTCGGTCTGATGCTGACCGACCTCGCGGCCACCGAGCAGGACGTCAAGAACATCTACAAGGTGGGCCTCAACACCACCCGCCTGCTGATGGCCTCCGGTGACGTCGTCGTCGGCTACCTGCTCCTCAAGGGCGCCGCGATCGCCGCCGAGAAGCTGGAGACCGCCTCCGCGAAGGACAAGGCGTTCTACACCGGCAAGATCGCGGCGGCGAAGTTCTTCGCGGCCAACGTCCTGCCCGGCGTGACCCTGGCCCGCAAGATCGCCGAGGGCGTCGAGCTGGACCTGATGGAACTGGACGAGGCCGCGTTCTAG
- a CDS encoding M18 family aminopeptidase translates to MSAPHRFDRGHTDDLMTFLAASPTPYHAVANAAERLEKAGFRQVSETDAWEGSSGGKYVLRGGAIIAWYVPEGTAPHTPYRIVGAHTDSPNLRVKPQPDSGAHGWRQVAVEIYGGPLMNSWLDRDLGLAGRLTLRDGSTRLVNVDRPLLRVPQLAIHLDRAVSSDGLKLDKQRHLQPVWGLGHDVRDGDLIAFLSEELGLGEGEVTGWDLMTHSVEAPAYLGRDKELVAGPRMDNLLSVHSGVAALAAVSSGSEPSSIPVLAAFDHEENGSQSDTGADGPLLGGVLERSVFARGGSYEDRARAFAGTVCLSSDTGHAVHPNYAERHDPTHHPRVNGGPILKVNVNNRYATDGSGRAVWAAACERANVPFQSFVSNNSMPCGTTIGPITAARHGIKTVDIGVAILSMHSVRELCGADDPHLLANALVAFLEG, encoded by the coding sequence ATGAGCGCACCCCACCGCTTCGACCGCGGCCACACCGACGACCTCATGACCTTCCTGGCGGCGAGCCCCACGCCGTACCACGCGGTGGCGAACGCCGCCGAGCGGCTGGAGAAGGCAGGCTTCCGCCAGGTCTCGGAGACGGACGCCTGGGAGGGGTCGAGCGGCGGCAAGTACGTGCTGCGCGGCGGCGCGATCATCGCCTGGTACGTCCCCGAGGGCACGGCGCCCCACACGCCGTACCGCATCGTCGGCGCGCACACCGACTCCCCGAACCTGCGGGTCAAGCCGCAGCCGGACAGCGGTGCGCACGGCTGGCGCCAGGTCGCCGTGGAGATCTACGGCGGTCCCCTGATGAACTCCTGGCTCGACCGTGACCTGGGGCTGGCCGGCCGGCTGACCCTGCGGGACGGTTCGACGCGGCTGGTGAACGTGGACCGGCCGCTGCTGCGAGTGCCCCAGCTCGCGATCCACCTGGACCGCGCGGTGTCCTCGGACGGGCTCAAGCTCGACAAGCAGCGCCACCTGCAGCCCGTCTGGGGCCTCGGCCACGACGTGCGCGACGGCGACCTGATCGCCTTCCTGTCCGAGGAACTGGGGCTCGGCGAGGGCGAGGTGACCGGCTGGGACCTGATGACGCACTCCGTGGAGGCGCCCGCCTACCTGGGCCGGGACAAGGAGCTGGTGGCCGGACCGCGGATGGACAACCTGCTGTCCGTGCACTCGGGGGTGGCCGCCCTGGCCGCGGTGTCGAGCGGCTCGGAGCCGTCTTCCATCCCCGTGCTCGCCGCCTTCGACCACGAGGAGAACGGTTCGCAGTCGGACACCGGCGCGGACGGTCCGCTGCTCGGCGGGGTCCTGGAGCGGTCGGTGTTCGCGCGCGGCGGGTCGTACGAGGACCGGGCCCGGGCCTTCGCGGGGACGGTCTGTCTGTCCTCCGACACCGGGCACGCCGTGCACCCCAACTACGCGGAGCGGCACGATCCGACGCACCACCCGCGCGTCAACGGCGGCCCGATCCTGAAGGTCAACGTCAACAACCGCTACGCCACGGACGGTTCGGGCCGTGCCGTGTGGGCCGCCGCCTGTGAGCGGGCCAACGTGCCCTTCCAGTCCTTCGTGTCCAACAACTCCATGCCCTGCGGCACGACCATCGGCCCGATCACCGCGGCCCGGCACGGCATCAAGACCGTCGACATCGGCGTGGCGATCCTGTCGATGCACAGCGTGCGGGAGTTGTGCGGCGCGGACGACCCGCATCTGCTGGCGAACGCTCTGGTGGCGTTCCTGGAGGGGTAG
- a CDS encoding DUF6458 family protein: MGLGGCIILIAVGAILTFATDWHMQGVNLDLVGVILMIVGLIGVTTFSSIARRRRVVVPPTTSTVVEERRDGYGV; the protein is encoded by the coding sequence ATGGGCCTCGGCGGGTGCATCATCCTCATCGCCGTGGGAGCAATCCTCACGTTCGCCACCGACTGGCACATGCAGGGGGTCAACCTCGACCTGGTCGGTGTGATCCTGATGATCGTGGGACTGATCGGCGTGACGACGTTCAGCAGCATCGCCCGGCGTCGGCGTGTGGTGGTACCGCCCACCACGTCGACGGTCGTGGAGGAGCGCCGGGACGGATACGGCGTGTAA
- a CDS encoding cupin domain-containing protein translates to MTTEPVSLPAALASFTEQWSPRIVTAVNDYDVRVTHVEGEHLWHVHDDTDEFFLVLEGELHISLREPAGERTVVLPRLSVFTVPRGVEHKPYAPVPTDILLLEPTGTSTVGDRHDEVPDHVDATTGHALHR, encoded by the coding sequence ATGACAACCGAACCCGTCTCCCTGCCCGCCGCGCTGGCCTCCTTCACCGAGCAGTGGAGTCCCCGCATCGTCACCGCCGTCAACGACTACGACGTCCGCGTCACGCACGTCGAGGGCGAGCACCTGTGGCACGTCCACGACGACACCGACGAGTTCTTCCTGGTCCTGGAGGGCGAGCTGCACATCTCGCTGCGGGAACCGGCCGGCGAGCGCACGGTCGTGCTGCCGAGGCTGTCTGTCTTCACGGTCCCCCGGGGCGTCGAACACAAGCCGTACGCCCCCGTCCCGACCGACATCCTCCTCCTCGAACCGACCGGTACCTCCACGGTCGGCGACCGCCACGACGAGGTCCCGGACCATGTGGACGCGACGACGGGTCACGCGCTGCACCGGTGA
- a CDS encoding helix-turn-helix domain-containing protein has protein sequence MAQDSSHRVVLLVDENSNPFEMSCAIEVFGLRRPELGRELYDFTLCAAGPSTRMRDGFFTLTGVAGLEAADEADTLIVPNRPDTDTPRSPRVLDAVRRAHARGARLVGFCSGAFTLAEAGLLDGRRASCHWMWADSFRARFPRVRLEPDVLFVDDGDILTASGSASALDLGLHVVRRDHGAEIANHVSRRLVFAAHRDGGQRQFVERPVPDVRDESLGPLLAWAQERLGEPLTVAGLAARAAVSPATLHRRFQAQLGTTPLAWLTGERVALACRLIERGEERLDVVAARSGLGTAANLRARVRRETGLSPSAYRRRFGTGAGEAVTA, from the coding sequence ATGGCGCAAGATTCCTCTCACCGTGTCGTCCTGCTGGTGGACGAGAACTCCAACCCCTTCGAAATGAGCTGCGCCATCGAGGTCTTCGGGCTGCGGCGGCCGGAACTGGGGCGGGAGCTGTACGACTTCACCCTGTGCGCCGCCGGTCCGAGCACCCGTATGCGGGACGGCTTCTTCACCCTGACCGGGGTCGCCGGTCTGGAGGCGGCGGACGAGGCGGACACGCTGATCGTGCCGAACCGGCCCGACACCGACACCCCGCGCTCACCCCGCGTACTGGACGCCGTACGGCGGGCACACGCGCGTGGCGCCCGGCTCGTCGGTTTCTGCTCGGGCGCCTTCACCCTGGCGGAGGCCGGGCTGCTGGACGGGCGGCGGGCCTCCTGTCACTGGATGTGGGCCGACTCCTTCCGGGCCCGCTTCCCGCGCGTGCGGCTCGAACCCGACGTCCTCTTCGTCGACGACGGCGACATCCTCACCGCGTCCGGCAGCGCCTCGGCGCTCGACCTGGGGCTGCACGTCGTACGACGGGATCACGGCGCCGAGATCGCCAACCACGTCTCCCGCAGGCTCGTCTTCGCCGCCCACCGCGACGGTGGGCAGCGGCAGTTCGTGGAGCGGCCCGTGCCGGACGTACGGGACGAGTCGCTGGGCCCGCTGCTCGCGTGGGCGCAGGAACGGCTGGGGGAGCCGCTGACCGTCGCCGGCCTGGCGGCCCGCGCGGCCGTCTCCCCCGCGACCCTGCACCGCCGTTTCCAGGCGCAGCTCGGGACGACTCCGCTGGCCTGGCTGACGGGGGAGAGGGTGGCACTCGCGTGCCGGCTCATCGAGCGCGGGGAGGAGCGGCTGGACGTGGTGGCCGCGCGGAGCGGCCTGGGGACGGCCGCGAACCTCCGCGCGCGCGTGCGGCGCGAGACGGGACTCAGCCCGTCGGCCTATCGACGGCGTTTCGGGACCGGCGCCGGGGAAGCGGTAACGGCATGA
- a CDS encoding LURP-one-related family protein — protein MRFLVRDRLLGIGDDYWIEDDRGNKVFLVDGKAMRVRDTFELKDTHGRVLIDIHQKMFALRDTMVIERDGEPLAKIKRKRLSLLRNHYRVALADGGTELDVSGKILDREFAVEYDGELLAVVSRRWLHVRETYGVDIVRDDADPALLIAVAVCVIHLAEKEREDD, from the coding sequence ATGAGATTCCTCGTACGCGACCGGCTGCTCGGCATCGGTGACGACTACTGGATCGAGGACGACCGGGGCAACAAGGTCTTCCTCGTCGACGGCAAGGCCATGCGGGTCCGGGACACCTTCGAGCTGAAGGACACCCACGGGCGGGTCCTGATCGACATCCACCAGAAGATGTTCGCCCTGCGCGACACCATGGTGATCGAGCGGGACGGCGAGCCCCTGGCGAAGATCAAGCGGAAACGCCTGTCGCTGCTGCGCAACCACTACCGGGTGGCCCTCGCCGACGGCGGCACCGAACTCGACGTCAGCGGCAAGATCCTCGACCGGGAGTTCGCCGTCGAGTACGACGGTGAGCTGCTCGCGGTGGTCTCGCGGCGCTGGCTGCACGTCCGGGAGACCTACGGCGTCGACATCGTCCGGGACGACGCGGATCCGGCGCTGCTCATCGCGGTGGCGGTGTGCGTGATCCACCTCGCCGAGAAGGAGCGGGAGGACGACTGA
- a CDS encoding carbon-nitrogen family hydrolase, translated as MRASVIQIAVDEGESVESRRRRVASLVRDQAGADLVVLPELWTTGAFAFEEFGSEAEPLEGPTHEAMAKAASDAGVWLHAGSIPERAPDGTLYNTSLLFSPSGERAASYRKIHRFGFDKGEAVLMGRGEDLVTVRLPETTVGLATCYDLRFPELFRGLVDAGAETLLIPAGWPERRRDHWTLLARARAVENQAFVLACGTAGTHARVPQAGHSIVVDPWGQVLAEAGAGEEVLTVELDPRKVAVTREQFPALKDRVL; from the coding sequence GTGCGCGCCTCTGTGATCCAGATCGCCGTGGACGAGGGCGAATCAGTCGAATCGCGTCGGCGTCGCGTGGCGTCACTGGTACGGGACCAGGCCGGAGCCGACCTCGTCGTCCTGCCGGAACTGTGGACCACCGGGGCCTTCGCCTTCGAGGAGTTCGGGAGTGAGGCCGAGCCGCTGGAAGGGCCCACCCACGAGGCCATGGCGAAGGCCGCGAGCGACGCGGGCGTATGGCTGCACGCGGGCTCGATCCCCGAACGGGCCCCTGACGGCACCCTCTACAACACCTCCCTCCTCTTCTCGCCCTCCGGTGAGCGCGCCGCCTCCTACCGCAAGATCCACCGCTTCGGCTTCGACAAGGGCGAGGCCGTGCTGATGGGCCGGGGCGAGGACCTGGTGACGGTCCGTCTGCCGGAGACGACCGTCGGCCTCGCCACCTGCTACGACCTCCGCTTCCCCGAACTCTTCCGCGGCCTCGTCGACGCGGGCGCCGAGACCCTGCTGATCCCGGCGGGCTGGCCGGAGCGCCGCCGGGACCACTGGACGCTGCTGGCCCGGGCGCGGGCGGTCGAGAACCAGGCGTTCGTGCTCGCTTGTGGAACGGCCGGGACGCACGCGCGAGTTCCGCAGGCCGGTCACTCGATCGTGGTGGATCCCTGGGGCCAGGTCCTCGCCGAGGCGGGCGCCGGCGAGGAGGTGCTCACGGTGGAGCTCGACCCGCGGAAGGTGGCCGTCACCAGGGAGCAGTTCCCGGCCCTGAAGGACCGGGTGCTCTGA
- a CDS encoding maleylpyruvate isomerase family mycothiol-dependent enzyme translates to MSLHPTLQPYADAWTHSIEAISELVNPLVEGEWNRRTPCPGWSVRDVVSHVIGLDCEMLGDPRPIHTLPRDLFHVTNDHQRYMEMQVDVRRHHTAPEMTSELEYVIIRRNRQLRNDSRDPGTKVRGPLGTELTLADSMRQHAFDVWVHEQDLRAALGRPGNLDSPGAHVARDVLLDALPDIVAVKADAPRSSAIVFDVHGPVEFLRTIRVDIQGRGTLETAPALGPAASLSLDWETYVRLACGRVTPEAVADRVKAEGDPELTSAILRNFTVTR, encoded by the coding sequence GTGAGTCTGCATCCCACCCTCCAGCCCTACGCCGACGCCTGGACCCATTCCATCGAAGCGATATCCGAGCTGGTGAACCCCCTCGTGGAGGGCGAGTGGAACCGACGCACCCCCTGCCCCGGCTGGTCGGTGAGGGATGTGGTGTCCCATGTCATCGGCCTGGACTGCGAGATGCTGGGCGACCCGCGCCCCATCCACACCCTGCCGCGCGACCTCTTCCACGTCACCAACGACCACCAGCGGTACATGGAGATGCAGGTCGACGTCCGCCGTCACCACACGGCGCCGGAGATGACCTCCGAGCTGGAGTACGTCATCATCCGCCGCAACCGCCAGCTGCGGAACGACTCCCGCGATCCCGGCACCAAGGTGCGCGGCCCGCTGGGAACCGAACTGACCCTCGCGGACTCCATGCGCCAGCACGCCTTCGACGTCTGGGTGCACGAGCAGGACCTGCGGGCCGCCCTGGGCCGGCCCGGCAACCTCGACTCCCCCGGCGCGCACGTCGCCCGTGACGTCCTGCTCGACGCGCTCCCCGACATAGTGGCCGTCAAGGCCGACGCGCCCCGCAGTTCGGCGATCGTCTTCGACGTGCACGGCCCCGTCGAGTTCCTGCGCACCATCCGCGTGGACATCCAGGGGCGCGGCACCCTGGAGACGGCCCCCGCCCTCGGCCCGGCCGCCTCCCTCAGCCTCGACTGGGAGACGTACGTCCGTCTGGCCTGCGGCCGGGTGACCCCGGAGGCGGTAGCGGACCGCGTGAAGGCGGAGGGCGACCCGGAACTGACGTCGGCGATCCTGCGCAACTTCACGGTGACGCGGTAG